In Pogoniulus pusillus isolate bPogPus1 chromosome 2, bPogPus1.pri, whole genome shotgun sequence, the following are encoded in one genomic region:
- the CATIP gene encoding ciliogenesis-associated TTC17-interacting protein isoform X6, translated as MPHPTAGSVKMAPRSCPNTPTHSSRSPKFPPHKHSGSPPFSWQPPLLCITFAGGRAGMEPARKGAVKEGAPLRQPMLGATLPSARPAAFLSTHTPTCTHPHAHTHMHTHTHTHMHTHTPTCTHTRTHTCTRTHPHAHTHTHTPTCTHPHAHAHTHMHTHTHTPTCTHPHAHTHMHTHTPTCTHTHTHTHTHTPTCTHPHAHAHTHMHTHTHTHTPTCTHARTRTHPHAHTHAHAHTHMHTPTCTRTHPHAHAHTHMHTHTHTHAHAHTHMHTPTCTRTHTHAHTRTHTCTRTHPHAHTHTHAHAHAHTCTHMHTPTCTRTHPHAHTHTHAHAHAHTCTHMHTPTHAHTHTPTCTHAHMHTCTCTHAHAHMHTHMHTHTHAHTHTHTRTCTHTHTHTRWDGTMGLAGGVGVGCSCTVNWSPSQIKGWMELVPGGLSPSTASVSAPRPVTRNPAAGSLLLYEAGPGRCCGDLRGVRGHRSPTRAGPGTGRNLQERHGAPRRGPARELSSHGESLRVPAPDRQGCLCLWTGPEELERCLFAETLEVVAAGSPPGEQRGAQWWVAAQWAPYEQPGEPVSSCLLVQAHGRQDGVPGSKTLKAYVTPQLETLEQEEQERLEASGTASAGRLPSCNAAAGCISPH; from the exons ATGCCCCACCCCACTGCTGGGTCTGTAAAGATGGCACCAAGGTCTTGTCCTAACACCCCCACTCATTCTTCTAGGAGCCCCAAATTTCCACCCCACAAGCACTCAGGGAGTCCCCCTTTCTCCTGGCAGCCCCCACTACTGTGCATTACCtttgctgggggcagggctgggatggagcCAGCAAGGAAGGGGGCAGTAAAGGAAGGGGCTCCTCTCCGGCAGCCGATGCTCGGTGCCACACTGCCAAGCGCCCGCCCCGCTGCGTTCCTGAGCACGCACACACCCACATGCACACACCCACACGCACACacccacatgcacacacacacgcacacacacatgcacacgcacacacccacatgcacacacacacgcacacacacatgcacacgcaCACACCCACATGCACACACCCACACGCACACACCCACATGCACACACCCACACGCACACGCACACACCCACATGCACACGCACACGCACACACCCACATGCACACACCCACATGCACACACCCACATGCACACGCACACacccacatgcacacacacacacacacacacgcacacgcaCACACCCACATGCACACACCCACACGCACACGCACACacccacatgcacacacacacgcacacgcaCACACCCACATGCACACACGCACGCACACGCACACACCCACATGCACACACCCACGCACACGCACACACCCACATGCACACACCCACATGCACACGCACACACCCACATGCACACGCACACACCCACAtgcacacccacacacacacacacgcacacgcacacacccacatgcacacacccacatgcacacgcacacacacacatgcacacacacgcacacacacatgcacacgcacacacccacatgcacacacgcacacacacgcacatgcacacgcacacacatgcacgcacatgcacacacccacatgcacacgcacacacccacatgcacacacgcacacacacgcacatgcacacgcacacacatgcacgcacatgcacacacccacacatgcgcacacgcacacacccacatgcacacacgcacacatgcacacatgcacatgcacacatgcacatgcacacatgcacacgcacatgcacactcacacacatgcacacacgcacacacacacacgcacatgcacacacacgcacacgcaCACACGCTGGGATGGGACCATGGGGCTTGCTGGTGGGGTGGGCGTGGGGTGCAGCTGTACTGTGAACTGGAGCCCCTCTCAAATAAAAGGCTGGATGGAACTTGTACCCGGTGGCCTCTCTCCGTCCACGGCCAGTGTGTCGGCCCCCCGCCCCGTCACTCGAAACCCCGCAGCGGGATCGCTGCTCCTTTATGAGGCGGGGCCAGGCCGTTGCTGTGGAGACCTCCGCGGCGTGCGGGGACACCGGAGCCCCACCCGGGCAGGTCCAGGGACCGGGAG GAACCTCCAGGAGAGGCATGGAGCCCCCCGCCGAGGGCCGGCAAGAGAACTCAGCTCTCACGGAGAAAGTCTCCGAGTTCCTGCGCCTGATCG CCAGGGGTGCCTGTGCCTCTGGACAGGACCGGAGGAGTTAGAGCGCTGCTTGTTCGCCGAGACGCTGGAGGTGGTGGCGGCGGGGAGCCCGCcaggggagcagagaggggCCCAGTGGTGGGTTGCAGCCCAGTGGGCACCCTATGAGCAGCCGGGCGAGCCTGtgagcagctgcctcctggtgcaggcccACGGCAGGCAAGACGGCGTGCCCGGCTCCAAGACCCTCAAAG CCTATGTGACCCCGCAgctggagaccttggagcaggaggagcaggagcgcCTGGAG
- the CATIP gene encoding ciliogenesis-associated TTC17-interacting protein isoform X5, which produces MPHPTAGSVKMAPRSCPNTPTHSSRSPKFPPHKHSGSPPFSWQPPLLCITFAGGRAGMEPARKGAVKEGAPLRQPMLGATLPSARPAAFLSTHTPTCTHPHAHTHMHTHTHTHMHTHTPTCTHTRTHTCTRTHPHAHTHTHTPTCTHPHAHAHTHMHTHTHTPTCTHPHAHTHMHTHTPTCTHTHTHTHTHTPTCTHPHAHAHTHMHTHTHTHTPTCTHARTRTHPHAHTHAHAHTHMHTPTCTRTHPHAHAHTHMHTHTHTHAHAHTHMHTPTCTRTHTHAHTRTHTCTRTHPHAHTHTHAHAHAHTCTHMHTPTCTRTHPHAHTHTHAHAHAHTCTHMHTPTHAHTHTPTCTHAHMHTCTCTHAHAHMHTHMHTHTHAHTHTHTRTCTHTHTHTRWDGTMGLAGGVGVGCSCTVNWSPSQIKGWMELVPGGLSPSTASVSAPRPVTRNPAAGSLLLYEAGPGRCCGDLRGVRGHRSPTRAGPGTGRNLQERHGAPRRGPARELSSHGESLRVPAPDRQGCLCLWTGPEELERCLFAETLEVVAAGSPPGEQRGAQWWVAAQWAPYEQPGEPVSSCLLVQAHGRQDGVPGSKTLKAYVTPQLETLEQEEQERLEVGSSPGPTLPSSPCSGKRTSSSTPGSWTGRRS; this is translated from the exons ATGCCCCACCCCACTGCTGGGTCTGTAAAGATGGCACCAAGGTCTTGTCCTAACACCCCCACTCATTCTTCTAGGAGCCCCAAATTTCCACCCCACAAGCACTCAGGGAGTCCCCCTTTCTCCTGGCAGCCCCCACTACTGTGCATTACCtttgctgggggcagggctgggatggagcCAGCAAGGAAGGGGGCAGTAAAGGAAGGGGCTCCTCTCCGGCAGCCGATGCTCGGTGCCACACTGCCAAGCGCCCGCCCCGCTGCGTTCCTGAGCACGCACACACCCACATGCACACACCCACACGCACACacccacatgcacacacacacgcacacacacatgcacacgcacacacccacatgcacacacacacgcacacacacatgcacacgcaCACACCCACATGCACACACCCACACGCACACACCCACATGCACACACCCACACGCACACGCACACACCCACATGCACACGCACACGCACACACCCACATGCACACACCCACATGCACACACCCACATGCACACGCACACacccacatgcacacacacacacacacacacgcacacgcaCACACCCACATGCACACACCCACACGCACACGCACACacccacatgcacacacacacgcacacgcaCACACCCACATGCACACACGCACGCACACGCACACACCCACATGCACACACCCACGCACACGCACACACCCACATGCACACACCCACATGCACACGCACACACCCACATGCACACGCACACACCCACAtgcacacccacacacacacacacgcacacgcacacacccacatgcacacacccacatgcacacgcacacacacacatgcacacacacgcacacacacatgcacacgcacacacccacatgcacacacgcacacacacgcacatgcacacgcacacacatgcacgcacatgcacacacccacatgcacacgcacacacccacatgcacacacgcacacacacgcacatgcacacgcacacacatgcacgcacatgcacacacccacacatgcgcacacgcacacacccacatgcacacacgcacacatgcacacatgcacatgcacacatgcacatgcacacatgcacacgcacatgcacactcacacacatgcacacacgcacacacacacacgcacatgcacacacacgcacacgcaCACACGCTGGGATGGGACCATGGGGCTTGCTGGTGGGGTGGGCGTGGGGTGCAGCTGTACTGTGAACTGGAGCCCCTCTCAAATAAAAGGCTGGATGGAACTTGTACCCGGTGGCCTCTCTCCGTCCACGGCCAGTGTGTCGGCCCCCCGCCCCGTCACTCGAAACCCCGCAGCGGGATCGCTGCTCCTTTATGAGGCGGGGCCAGGCCGTTGCTGTGGAGACCTCCGCGGCGTGCGGGGACACCGGAGCCCCACCCGGGCAGGTCCAGGGACCGGGAG GAACCTCCAGGAGAGGCATGGAGCCCCCCGCCGAGGGCCGGCAAGAGAACTCAGCTCTCACGGAGAAAGTCTCCGAGTTCCTGCGCCTGATCG CCAGGGGTGCCTGTGCCTCTGGACAGGACCGGAGGAGTTAGAGCGCTGCTTGTTCGCCGAGACGCTGGAGGTGGTGGCGGCGGGGAGCCCGCcaggggagcagagaggggCCCAGTGGTGGGTTGCAGCCCAGTGGGCACCCTATGAGCAGCCGGGCGAGCCTGtgagcagctgcctcctggtgcaggcccACGGCAGGCAAGACGGCGTGCCCGGCTCCAAGACCCTCAAAG CCTATGTGACCCCGCAgctggagaccttggagcaggaggagcaggagcgcCTGGAG
- the LOC135187044 gene encoding probable hydrolase PNKD translates to MALAGPLLFRVGYSLYAHTRLGYLFYRRQVKKARERYPQGHSASQPHHFPGVKIVPIPVLSSNYSYLIIDTASGRAAVIDPSDPLAVQAAIEEEEVILEAIFCTHKHWDHSGGNAVLCQQHNSCKVYGSTLDAIPELTSPLVDGEKVSVGCLTFEALATPGHTVGHMVYVLDGVPFGGPHCLFSGDLLFLAGCGRLFEGSPETMLASLDVAVGLGDDTLLWPGHEYALECLTFASLLELDNPALEQKLQWVTQQRQEKRSTCPSTLGEEQTYNPFLRTHRPELQAALGLHQGPGEQHNAFRARVLKEVRRRKDLYKAT, encoded by the exons ATGGCTCTCGCCGGTCCGCTGCTGTTCCGCGTCGG GTACAGCCTGTATGCCCACACACGGCTGGGCTACCTCTTCTACCGGCGGCAGGTGAAGAAGGCCCGGGAGCGGTACCCGCAGGGCCATTCTGCATCCCAGCCCCACCACTTCCCCG GGGTGAAAATCGTGCCCATTCCTGTGCTATCCAGCAACTACAGCTACCTGATCATTGACACTGCCTCTGGACGGGCTGCCGTCATCGACCCCTCTGACCCACTGGCTGTGCAG GCTGCtattgaagaagaggaggtgatACTGGAGGCTATATTCTGCACCCACAAACACTG GGACCACAGTGGGGGgaatgctgtgctctgccagcagcacaactCCTGCAAGGTGTATGGCAGCACCCTTGATGCCATCCCAGAGCTCACCAG CCCGCTCGTGGACGGGGAGAAGGTGAGCGTGGGCTGCCTGACCTTTGAGGCTCTCGCcactcctggccacactgtgggCCATATGGTGTATGTGCTGGACGGGGTGCCCTTTGGTGGCccccactgcctcttctctggggACCTCCTCTTCCTTGCTGGCTGTG GCAGGCTGTTTGAAGGCTCCCCTGAGACTATGCTCGCTTCCCTGGACGTGGCTGTGGGCTTGGGCGACGATACGTTACTGTGGCCAG GCCATGAATATGCACTGGAGTGCCTGACCTTTGCCAGCCTCCTGGAGCTGGACAACCCTGCActggagcagaagctgcagtgGGTGACACAGCAgcgccaggagaagaggagtaCG TGCCCCTCCAcgctgggagaggagcagaccTACAACCCCTTTCTGCGGACTCACCGTCCAGAACTGCAGGCAGCGCTGGGACTGCACCAGGGTCCAGGGGAGCAGCACAATGCCTTCCGTGCCCGTGTCCTCAAGGAGGTGCGGAGGCGCAAGGATCTCTACAAAGCCACCTAG
- the TMBIM1 gene encoding protein lifeguard 3, which produces MAQPNAPPLYDDRNPLYPPPSGGYPQPPQYAGGYPQPGGYPASGGYAQPGGYPAAGGYAHPGGYPAAGGYPQPGIAMPTMPVRFGDDGIGGGSPFQSADWDDRKVRHAFIRKVYAIISLQLLVTVGIIAVFTFVSPVRSFVQRNVAIYYASYAVFLVTYLMLACCQGPRRRFPWNIILLSIFTLAMGLMTGTIASMYRTNAVLIAMLITAIVAIIVTIFCFQTKVDFTSCPGLFCVLGIVVMVTGIVTAIVLSFKYVPWLHMLYAAIGAIAFTLFLAYDTQLVLGNRKNTLSPEEYVYGALTIYTDIIYIFTFILQIVGRD; this is translated from the exons ATGGCACAGCCCAATGCACCTCCACTCTATGATGACAGGAACCCCCTTTACCCCCCACCCTCAGGGGGgtacccccagcccccccaatATGCTGGAGGGTACCCACAGCCTGGGGGATACCCTGCATCAGGAGGGTATGCCCAACCAGGGGGCTACCCAGCAGCAGGGGGGTATGCACATCCAGGGGGCTACCCAGCAGCGGGGGGGTACccccagccaggaatagccaTGCCCACCATGCCAGTTCGGTTTG GTGATGATGGCATTGGGGGTGGCTCCCCCTTCCAGTCGGCCGACTGGGATGACAGGAAAGTCCGTCACGCCTTCATCCGCAAG GTCTATGCCATCATCTCACTGCAACTTCTGGTGACAGTGGGGATCATTGCTGTGTTCACCTTTGT CTCCCCTGTCCGCTCCTTCGTCCAGAGGAACGTGGCCATCTACTATGCCTCATA TGCTGTATTCCTGGTGACCTACCTGATGCTGGCCTGCTGCCAGGGTCCCCG GAGACGCTTTCCCTGGAACATCATCTtgctgagcatcttt acaCTGGCCATGGGGCTGATGACAGGGACAATTGCCAG CATGTACCGGACCAACGCTGTCCTGATTGCCATGCTCATCACTGCCATCGTGGCTATTATTGTCACCatcttctgcttccagaccaaG GTTGATTTTACATCGTGTCCAGGGCTCTTCTGTGTGCTAGGCATCGTCGTCATGGTGACTGGGATTGTCACCGCCATTGTCCTGTCCTTCAAATAT GTCCCCTGGCTCCACATGCTGTATGCAGCCATCGGCGCGATCGCCTTCACCCTG TTCCTTGCCTACGACACCCAGCTCGTGCTGGGAAACAGGAAGAACACACTGAGCCCCGAGGAGTATGTCTACGGTGCCCTCACCATCTACACCGATATCATCTACATCTTCACCTTCATCCTGCAGATCGTGGGCAGGGATTAG
- the AAMP gene encoding angio-associated migratory cell protein, producing MEPAEDPEALSFHGDEEIIEVVELGPPGPDDLAEEMNDVDFDEEGAEEPDAEGWETEGDERAEDGMEVQDDSDVTFALHSASVFCVSLDPKSNTLAVTGGEDDKAFVWRVSDGELLFECSGHKDSVTCAGFSHDSVFVATGDMSGLIKVWRVDAKEEVWSFEVGDLEWMEWHPQAHVLLAGTADGNSWMWKIPSGDCKTFQGPACPATCGKILPDGKRAVVGYEDGTMRIWDLKQGTSLHVLKGQDGHQDPLTCVASNQDGSLIMTGSVDCYTKLVSSTTGKVVCVFKMESMASKAPAGQSEEAESNSVESLGFCNVMPLVAVGYLNGTLAIYDLSTQSLRHTCQHKSGIVQLLWEENSAVVYTCSLDGAVRLWDARSGKMISEYRGHAAEILDFAVNKDASIVVTTSGDHQAKVFCVQRPDR from the exons ATGGAGCCCGCCGAGGATCCGGAGGCGTTGAGCTTTCACGGCGACGAGGAGATCAtcgaggtggtggagctgggtCCGCCCGGGCCGG ATGACCTGGCCGAGGAGATGAACGACGTGGACTTCGATGAGGAGGGGGCGGAAGAGCCCgatgctgagggctgggagaCGGAGGGGGATGAGAGAGCGGAGGACGGCATGGAGGTGCAGGATGACAGCGACGTCACATTCGCCCTGCACTCAG CTTCTGTGTTCTGCGTGAGCCTCGACCCCAAGAGCAACACGCTGGCGGTGACAGGTGGGGAGGACGACAAGGCCTTCGTGTGGCGTGTGAGCGACGGGGAGCTCCTCTTCGAGTGCTCGG GGCACAAGGATTCAGTCACCTGTGCTGGCTTCAGCCACGACTCTGTCTTTGTGGCCACGGGTGACATGTCTGGGCTGATCAAAGTGTGGCGGGTGGATGCCAAGGAAGAAGTGTGGTCCTTTGAGGTGGGGGACTTGGAG TGGATGGAGTGGCACCCTCAAGCCCACGTCCTTCTGGCGGGCACAGCTGATGGCAACTCCTGGATGTGGAAGATCCCCAGTGGAGACTGCAAAACGTTCCAAGGCCCTGCATGCCCAGCCACGTGTGGCAAGATCCTGCCTGATG GGAAGCGAGCCGTGGTGGGATACGAGGACGGGACCATGCGCATCTGGGACCTGAAGCAGGGAACTTCACTGCATGTCCTGAAGG GGCAGGATGGCCACCAAGACCCCTTGACGTGTGTGGCCAGCAACCAGGATGGCAGTTTGATCATGACGGGCTCAGTGGACTGTTACACCAAGCTGGTCAGCTCCACCACGGGCAAG GTAGTGTGTGTGTTCAAGATGGAGAGCATGGCATCCAAGGCTCCTGCCGGCCAGAGCGAGGAGGCTGAATCCAACTCAGTGGAGTCGCTGGGATTCTGCAATGT gatgccactggttgCTGTGGGCTACCTGAATGGCACACTGGCTATCTATGACCTCTCCACACAGAGCTTGAGGCATACGTGCCAACACAAG tCAGGCAttgtgcagctgctgtgggaggaGAACTCTGCCGTGGTGTACACCTGCAGCCTGGACGGTGCCGTGCGGCTCTGGGACGCACGCTCGGGGAAGATGATCAGCGAGTACCGAGGGCATGCGGCCGAAATCCTCGACTTTGCTGTCAACAA GGATGCCTCCATTGTGGTGACGACCTCTGGTGACCACCAAGCCAAAGTGTTCTGCGTCCAGCGCCCTGATCGCTAG
- the ARPC2 gene encoding actin-related protein 2/3 complex subunit 2, which yields MILLEVNNRIIEETLTLKFEGAAAGNKPEAVEVTFADFDGVLYHISNPNGDKTKVMVSISLKFYKELQEHGADEVLKKVYGNYLVNPESGYNVSLLYDLENLPADKDAIVHQAGMLKRNCFASVFEKYFKFQEEGKEGEKRAVIHYRDDETMYVEAKKDRVTVVFSTVFKDDDDVVIGKVFMQEFKEGRRASHTAPQVLFSHREPPLELKDTDAAVGDNIGYITFVLFPRHTNAAARDNTINLIHTFRDYLHYHIKCSKAYIHTRMRAKTSDFLKVLNRARPDAEKKEMKTITGKTFTSR from the exons aaatAAACCAGAGGCAGTAGAAGTAACATTTGCAG ACTTCGATGGAGTCCTTTACCATATCTCAAACCCCAATGGAGACAAGACAAAAGTGATGGTCAGTATTTCTCTGAAATTCTACAAGGAACTCCAGGAACACGGTGCTGATGAG GTCTTGAAGAAAGTCTATGGAAACTACTTGGTAAATCCTGAATCAG GTTACAATGTCTCCTTGCTCTATGACCTGGAAAACCTCCCTGCAGACAAGGATGCCATCGTGCACCAAGCTGGCATGTTGAAGCGCAACTGCTTCGCCTCGGTCTTTGAGAAGTATTTCAAATTCCAGGAAGAGggcaaagagggggaaaaaagagctgTCATCCACTACAGGGATGATGAGACAAT GTACGTGGAGGCGAAGAAGGACCGTGTGACGGTTGTGTTCAGCACGGTGTTTAAAGACGATGACGACGTGGTGATCGGGAAGGTGTTCATGCAG GAGTTCAAGGAGGGTCGCCGGGCCAGTCACACAGCCCCACAGGTGCTCTTCAGCCACAGGGAGCCGCCCTTGGAGCTGAAAGACACAGACGCGGCCGTTGGTGACAACATTGGCTACATCACCTTTG TGCTGTTCCCTCGTCACACCAACGCTGCTGCCAGAGACAACACCATAAACCTGATCCACACATTCCGGGACTACCTGCACTATCACATCAAGTGCTCGAAG GCCTACATCCACACGCGTATGCGGGCGAAAACCTCTGACTTCCTGAAGGTGCTGAACCGTGCCCGGCCCGACGCCGAGAAGAAGGAGATGAAAACAATCAC GGGGAAGACGTTCACAAGCCGCTAA